The DNA window CTTTTACTTTTTGTCCCGAATCTGTTACGTTTTTCATGGCGTCCTCCTTTGTGTATGGGTTTTGTTTGGCAACATTTCCATATCACATTTAGAGGACGCTTTTCCTATTTCCTAAGATAAAGCTCTCGGGGTGGTTACCGAAAACCCCAAAGACATTTGTGGTGTAACACATAGATATTGTTGATACAAATTCTATTTTCATGTAAAGGAGCAGCCCATGTCAGATATTACCCCTAAGGAACTGGAGCGCTGGCAGGAAACGACCCTGAAAAAGGCCGTCTCCAAATCGTCTGAACGACGTCCATCGTTTACCACCACATCCCATATCGAACTGAAAAATATCTTCACCCCGCTGGATGCCGGCGACGCTGATTACCTGCCGGATATTGGCTTTCCGGGGGAGTTTCCGTTTACCCGCGGGGTGCAGCCGACGATGTACCGGGGGCGTTTCTGGACGATGAGGCAGTACGCAGGTTTTGCCACTGCCGAAGAGACCAATCAGCGTTACAAATACCTGCTCGCGCAGGGACAGACGGGGCTGAGCGTCGCCTTCGATTTGCCGACGCAGATCGGTTACGATTCCGACCATCCCCTCTCCGATGGCGAGGTCGGCAAGGTCGGGGTGGCGATCGACACACTGAAGGACATGGAAATACTCTTCGACGGCATTCCGATGGACAAGGTCTCCACCTCAATGACCATCAACTCCACGGCCGCCATACTCTTGGCCATGTATATCGCGGTTGCCGAAAAGCAGGGGGTGAAAAGCGAACTGCTCCAGGGAACCATTCAAAACGATGTTCTGAAGGAATATTCGGCGCGGGGGACTTATATTTTCCCCCCCCAGGAATCGATGCGGATCGTGACCGACATCTTTGCCTTCTGCAAGAGCAATATCCCCAAATGGAACTCGATCAGCGTCAGCGGCTACCATATGCGCGAAGCCGGTTGCACCGCCGTTCAGGAGGTGGCCTTCACGCTCGCCGACGGCATCGCCTATCTGGAGGCGGCCATGAAGGTGGGGCTCGATGTCGATTCGATCGCCTCCCGGATCGCCTTTTTCTTCTGCTGTCACAACAATTTCCTCGAAGAGGTGGCGAAGTTCCGTGCCGCCCGCCGCCTCTGGGCAAAGATCATGAAGGAGCGCTTCCACGCGCAGAAGGACTCCTCCTGCATGCTGCGGTTTCACACGCAGACGGCAGGCTGCACGCTCACCGCGCAGCAGTTTGAAAACAACGTCGTCCGCGTCGCCCTGCAGGCGATGGCCGCGGTTCTCGGCGGCACCCAGTCGCTGCATACCAATTCCCGCGACGAGGCGTATGCGCTGCCGACCGAAGGATCAGTCACGATCGCCTTGAGAACCCAGCAGATTATCGCCCATGAAAGCGGCGTCGCCGACATGACCGACCCGCTGGGCGGCTCGTACGCCGTTGAGGCGCTCACCAATGAAATCGAGCGAAAATCAGTGGAATATATAAGGAAAATCGACGAGATGGGCGGGGCGATCAAGGCGATCGCCGCCGGCTACATTCAAAAGGAAATCGCGGATGCCGCCTACCAGTACCAGAAGGATATCGAATCCAAAAAACAGATCATCGTCGGCATCAACCAGTTTCAAACCGAAGAGGTTCCCCTGCGGGACGTCCTGCGCATCAAGCCGGAAGTGGAGGAGTATCAGAAACAGAAGCTGGCCCGGGTAAAGGCGGAGCGCGACAACGCAAAAGTCTCAAAAACCCTGGCCGCCCTGAAAAAAGCCGCGCAGGGAGAGGATAATGTAATCCCGCTGATTCTGAATGCCGTCAAGGCCTATGCCACCCTCGGCGAAATATCGGACACGCTCCGGGAGGTCTTCGGGGAATATACGCAGCAATAACATATTCTTAGGATGAGGGAGAAGTTTAATGTTCATAAAACTGGAGGGACGCGCTTAAGTCGCGTCCGGGAGAGAGCTTTGAAAATCTATACCCTTTTGTCATTCCCGCGCAGGCGGGAAAGCGAAGCTTAATGTTCATAATCTATAAGTTCCCGAAAAGACCAGATTCCCGTTTTCACGGGAATGACAATTAACAACATTTCGGGAGAAATTCAAAGCTCTCCGGGAAGTTAAGCACCTATAATAAAACGGTTTTTGGAAAGGGGAAAATATATGGCACGGACGATCAGAGTGCTCATCGCCAAACCCGGACTGGACGGCCATGACCGGGGCGCCAAGGTAATTGCCCGGGCGCTACGGGATGCGGGCATGGAGGTAATTTACACCGGCATCCGGCAGACGCCGGAACAGATTGTGAGCGCGGCAATTCAGGAAGGGGTTGATCTTATAGGACTTTCCATCCTGTCCGGCGCGCACAACCGGCTTTTCCCGAAGGTGGTCAACCTCCTCCGGGAAAAAGGGGCTGGCGATATCCTCGTTTTCGGCGGCGGAATCATCCCCGTGGACGATATCCCCGGACTGAAAGCGGCGGGAATAAAAGAAATTTTTCTACCCGGCGCCTCGACGGAGGATATCATTCAGTACATAAGGGACATCGTACCGGCGGCATGAAAGCGTTGAATTTTGTCATTTTGAGAAATGTCAGCGACGAAAATCTCGGAGATTATGATACCCATTTAAAGACGAGCTCGTGAAAAGTCGCTACCCGTCATTGCGAGGGGCGTGGCGATGTGGCGATCTCTATAGTTATTGATTATCAATAACTATAGAGATTGCCGCGCTTCGCTCGCGATAACAAAATGGCTATTTTTCGACTTTTGACGAAACCATCATTATTGACTACAGCGTTGTTAGGGGTTGGTCAATCGTGAAGCGCCACGCGCAGAACCACTCCGGGGGATGGTCGTCCGGCGGACAGGCGACGCAGGTCGTTTTAATTCGAGGGTCGATCTGCGCAGCGAAGGTGCTGTATTCTACGACACCCCCGGATTTACAGGGATAATCAGCGAGCCCCCGTCTTTTGCGCGCCGTCTGGACACGGCAGTTATTCATCTGGAACAGCAGAACGTCCGGGCCCTCCTCAATCGTCTTCTGCACGTTTACCCCGGCGTACAGGCGAAAGCCCAGGGCCCGCTTCAGGCCGGGAAGCCCCGGATTTTCCGGCAGGTTCAGAAAACGCTTGATCGACCACGCCTCAAACGGGGAAAAACGGGCCCAGCAGGAATCGTTGCAGCGTTTGGCGTCAAAGAGACTGTCGCGGTTCTCGACCTCCTGAAACCAAATGCCGTCGTTGGCGAGCCAGTTTTTCCCCAGATCACCGATTACCTCCAGGAGTTTTTCCTTCGGCATCGCTGCCAGCGCCTTCGGTACGCCGTTTTCCAGCTCGAAGCCGAAGGCCTCGGAGAGCCGCTTCATCTGCAGCGCGCTGCTCTTGTCCCAAACAGCGCCCATAACATCAAGGGCCTTGGCCATCCCCATCTGATGCTCCACTTCCTTAAACCAGAGGGTGTGGTGAACCATCGTCCGGTGAAAAAAATCGACAACGAGTCCGACCAACTCCTCCTGCTTAAGCTCCTCCATCTTTTCGGCTACACCGGTCACTGTTTTTCCCCCTGCAAATTTTTTTTGTTTCCTCTGGAAAGTCAATTACCTCATCCGTTATTAATTTGTATGAAAATCCCCCCATCCCCCCTTTACCAAAGGGGGGATGGGGGGATTTTCATGCTTCGCTGTGCCCGCCCCGGGCATGGGGGTTTATGAACATCAAGCTTCGTTTTTATCCGCCTTTGGCAAGGCGGGCTGTCGTGATGATTTCAGCGTATTACACTGAATTTAATCCTGTTTTTTTGCGGCCCAGTAGCGGCGTTCCGCTTCGAGGTGTTCAAGCAGGCGATCCAGCGGCCAGTTCCGGTTTTCTTCTGTCAGCATGCAGAAGATGGGGCGCTTGAGCTCCCCTTCGCCCGACGGAAAGCTGCCCAGAATCGTCCTGACCTGCTCCTCGGTAAAACCGAGGAGCAGCAGGATTTTCGTCTTTTCGTCAACAAAGGAATCGTTGGTCCTGTTTTGCAGGATATCAATGACCGTCTCCCCGTTTTTTTCGGAGGCACTCATCAGGAAAACGTGACAGCCTACCGCTTCGTCAAGAAAAGTGCTGATGCGCGACGCATCCTCACTGTTGTAACCGTAGATCAACACCCCCAGCGCTTCCATAACCATCCCTTTGCGCCCATTTACATGACAATGCCCCTTCTTCCCTTATCCCCCCGGAGACGGAGAGGGGCGGATCGGGATTACCTGCCCTTGTAAACTGCCGGGCGTTTATTCATAAAGGCCGTGATGCCTTCGCTGATGTCATCGGTTGTGCAAACGTCGCCGGAGGACGCGCCTTCCAAGAAAAGTCCGGTCCGCTGATCCGCCTGGGCGCCGTAATACATGATCTTCTTCGCCATTTTCAAGCCGAGCGGACTCGTTTTTGATAACGTTTCCGCGGTCTTTTGGACAAATTCAGCAAACCCCTCCGGCTCCGCGATGAAATTGGCCAGACCATAGTCCAGCGCCTTTTGCGCATCAATTTTCTCCGTCATAAAGATCGCCTGCTTCGCCTTGCCCATCCCGATGAGCCGGGGCAGGCGCTGGGTTCCTCCCCAGCCGGGGAAAAGGCCAAGATTGACCTCCGGCAACTGGACAAAGGCCTTGCTGCTCATGATCCGCAGATCGCAAGCCAGCGCCAGCTCCAGACCTCCGCCCATTGCGGCGCCGTTTATCGCTGCAATCACGGGCTTGGACAAGGTCTCCAATCTGGTAAATACCTCATGACCGCGATCGGAAAAGCGCATCATATCCCCGGGGATTCCCGACGCAAAGCCGGACATGTCAGCGCCGGCGCAGAAATTCTTACCCGCGCCGGTGATGATTAGACACCTGATGTTGACGTCTTTTTCCACAACATCGAGCACTGCATTGATCTCGTCCAGGAAAGCCAGGTTGAGGGCGTTGGCCCGCTGGGGTCTGTTTAAGGTAAGCGTCGCCACCATCTTGTCGTCAACCGCAAATTTGATGTTTTCCGGCTCCGCCGCCGAATAGAATCCCTGACCGGCCTTCCTGCCCGTCTTCCCCTCTTTCACCATCTTCACGAGCAATGACGATGCCTTGTAGCGCGCCTCTTTAAACTTTGCATACAGGCGGTTGAGTTCATCCACCACGACGTCCAGGCCGATATCGTCAGCCATCCGCAAGATGCCGCGGGGGAAGCCGAGTCCCAGTAATGTGCCGACGTCAATATCGCTTTTGGTCGCGACCTTGTCAACCAGCAGGTTTGCCGCCTCATTGATCGCGATTACCACTACCCGGAGCGGGTCAAAGGTGCGCCCGGCGCTCAGCGGAATTTCATTTTTATTGGCAGGATCGGACCAGTCATAAAACCCTTTCCCGCTCTTTTTTCCCAGCAAGCCGGCCTTGAAAAGCTCGGTCAGATTGGTCGGCGGACCCCACGACTCGCCAATGGTTTCCTTAAAGTAATTGCTGACATGGTATTGAACGTCGATGGCGCCGTTTCCCAGGACGTCGAGCAGCTCGAGCATGCCCATCGGCAAGCCCAGTCGGTACTTGATTGCGGCATCCACCTCAAAGGGAGTGGCAACCTCCTTGTTGTGCAACACCCAGGCCGCCTCGTTCGAAAACGGCACGAAAATCCTGTTTACAACAAACCCGGGAACGTCCTTCCGCACATAAATGGAGGTTTTCCCTAATTTTTTCGTGAAAGCTTCAATAATCTGCACGGACTTTTCGTCAGTTTTCTCACCGTAGATAATCTCCACAAGTTTCATGACCGGAACCGGATTGAAAAAGTGGAGTCCGAC is part of the Syntrophales bacterium genome and encodes:
- a CDS encoding DUF6125 family protein, which encodes MTGVAEKMEELKQEELVGLVVDFFHRTMVHHTLWFKEVEHQMGMAKALDVMGAVWDKSSALQMKRLSEAFGFELENGVPKALAAMPKEKLLEVIGDLGKNWLANDGIWFQEVENRDSLFDAKRCNDSCWARFSPFEAWSIKRFLNLPENPGLPGLKRALGFRLYAGVNVQKTIEEGPDVLLFQMNNCRVQTARKRRGLADYPCKSGGVVEYSTFAAQIDPRIKTTCVACPPDDHPPEWFCAWRFTIDQPLTTL
- a CDS encoding DUF3783 domain-containing protein encodes the protein MEALGVLIYGYNSEDASRISTFLDEAVGCHVFLMSASEKNGETVIDILQNRTNDSFVDEKTKILLLLGFTEEQVRTILGSFPSGEGELKRPIFCMLTEENRNWPLDRLLEHLEAERRYWAAKKQD
- a CDS encoding 3-hydroxyacyl-CoA dehydrogenase NAD-binding domain-containing protein, producing MDVKKVVVLGAGAMGHGIAQVAAMAGYKVVLRDINEEFVQRGYQRIKEDLERRVKKGRMAEAQKNDLLAAITPIVDLKKAVKDADIIVEAVPEIMKLKHEVLSEAAKLCPKKTVFATNTSSLSITEIAKVLDDPGRVVGLHFFNPVPVMKLVEIIYGEKTDEKSVQIIEAFTKKLGKTSIYVRKDVPGFVVNRIFVPFSNEAAWVLHNKEVATPFEVDAAIKYRLGLPMGMLELLDVLGNGAIDVQYHVSNYFKETIGESWGPPTNLTELFKAGLLGKKSGKGFYDWSDPANKNEIPLSAGRTFDPLRVVVIAINEAANLLVDKVATKSDIDVGTLLGLGFPRGILRMADDIGLDVVVDELNRLYAKFKEARYKASSLLVKMVKEGKTGRKAGQGFYSAAEPENIKFAVDDKMVATLTLNRPQRANALNLAFLDEINAVLDVVEKDVNIRCLIITGAGKNFCAGADMSGFASGIPGDMMRFSDRGHEVFTRLETLSKPVIAAINGAAMGGGLELALACDLRIMSSKAFVQLPEVNLGLFPGWGGTQRLPRLIGMGKAKQAIFMTEKIDAQKALDYGLANFIAEPEGFAEFVQKTAETLSKTSPLGLKMAKKIMYYGAQADQRTGLFLEGASSGDVCTTDDISEGITAFMNKRPAVYKGR
- a CDS encoding methylmalonyl-CoA mutase family protein, yielding MSDITPKELERWQETTLKKAVSKSSERRPSFTTTSHIELKNIFTPLDAGDADYLPDIGFPGEFPFTRGVQPTMYRGRFWTMRQYAGFATAEETNQRYKYLLAQGQTGLSVAFDLPTQIGYDSDHPLSDGEVGKVGVAIDTLKDMEILFDGIPMDKVSTSMTINSTAAILLAMYIAVAEKQGVKSELLQGTIQNDVLKEYSARGTYIFPPQESMRIVTDIFAFCKSNIPKWNSISVSGYHMREAGCTAVQEVAFTLADGIAYLEAAMKVGLDVDSIASRIAFFFCCHNNFLEEVAKFRAARRLWAKIMKERFHAQKDSSCMLRFHTQTAGCTLTAQQFENNVVRVALQAMAAVLGGTQSLHTNSRDEAYALPTEGSVTIALRTQQIIAHESGVADMTDPLGGSYAVEALTNEIERKSVEYIRKIDEMGGAIKAIAAGYIQKEIADAAYQYQKDIESKKQIIVGINQFQTEEVPLRDVLRIKPEVEEYQKQKLARVKAERDNAKVSKTLAALKKAAQGEDNVIPLILNAVKAYATLGEISDTLREVFGEYTQQ
- a CDS encoding cobalamin B12-binding domain-containing protein, with translation MARTIRVLIAKPGLDGHDRGAKVIARALRDAGMEVIYTGIRQTPEQIVSAAIQEGVDLIGLSILSGAHNRLFPKVVNLLREKGAGDILVFGGGIIPVDDIPGLKAAGIKEIFLPGASTEDIIQYIRDIVPAA